In Sphingomicrobium sediminis, the genomic window CGCCCGCACTTGCCGCCACAAATTAGATCGTTTGCGCTGACCGGCACCTCCAACCCGCCGGACCCTGCCACCCATGCCTTCCGCAAGGATTTGGCCGACGTCGCCCTCGCCGGGCGCGTCATAGCGTCGCATTATGCCCTGCCCGTCGAACGCGAACTGCATCGCGATGCAAAGCTTCGCGTCGAGCCCGGCAAGGACAGCGAAGTGATCGCCGACCTCGATGCAGGTGCACCCTTCTGGCTGCTCGACAGTCGTGGTGGCTGGTCATGGGGCTATGGCGGCCCGGACAAACGCGTCGGCTACGTCTCCGAAGAAGCGCTTCTCTAAAAGCTAGATACCGCGTTCGGCGCGGATCGCACGCCATCTGCGGACATTCTCGTTATGCTCTTCGAGCGTGCGCGCAAAGACGTGCCCGCCCGTGCCATCGGCGACATAATAGAGCGCTTCGGTGTCCGCAGGGTCCAGTACCGCGCGGATGCTTTCGATTCCCGGATTGGTGATTGGCCCGACCGGCAGCCCCGTAATCGCCCGTGTATTATAGGGATTCGGATCGTCCAGTTCGCTGCGCCGGATCTGGCGGCCGAGCGGGCGGCCCTGCGTGATCGGATAGATGGTGGTCGCATCTGCACCGAGCATCATGCCCTGCCGGATGCGGTTGGACAGCACGCCCGCCACCATGCGCCGCTCGTCGGCCTGCGCCGTTTCCTTTTCGACGATCGAGGCGAGGATGATCGCTTCGCGCGGGCTGGTCACGACCGCGTTTTCGCTTCGCTGCGGCCAAAGCTCGGCGATCGCTTCGTCCATGGCCGCCTGCATACGCTCGACCAGTTCGGCGCGGGTTTCGCCTCGCTGATAGCTGTACGTGTCGGGAAGCAGGCTCCCTTCCTCGGGAAGCGGCGTGTCGCCTTCCAACAGGATGGCGGCATCGATCCGCTCCTGCACCAATACCGAGGGCATGCCTTCGGGGATGGTGACGAAGCGCTGCACCGCCTTCCCATTCTGCAGGATGTCGAGGATCTGCGCCGCGCTGGCACCCGGCGGGATCGTAAACTCCCCGGCCTGAATGGGTTCGTTGCCGCCCAAGACGCGTGCGCCGAGGCGCCACAGCGAGGGCGACAGCTTGATCTGGTCATTCTCCGCCAATTGCTGGCCGAGCGCGCCAATGCCCGTCCCTTCAGTAACGATGATGCCAGTTTCTTCTTCGGTAGGACCGTTGCCCCACCAGCCATAAGCGACGAATGCGGCGGCGGCCCCTGCCAGGATCAGCAGGACGAGAAGAAAGCGGCGGATCATTGGGCTAGATCGCCTTGACGATCAGGCTGGCATTGGTGCCGCCAAAACCGAAGCTGTTATTGAGGCAGGCTTTCACTTCCCGCTTCTTGGCTTCGAGCGGCACGAGGTCCACGCCCTCGGTCCCTTCGTCCGGATTATGGAGGTTGAGCGTCGGCGGGACGACCTGGTCGCGAATGGCGAGCATGCAGAAGATGCTCTCCACAGCGCCCGCGCCGCCAAGCAAGTGGCCGATGGCCGACTTGGTCGAGCTCATCGAGGCACCGCCGATATCGTCGCCGAACAGGCGCTTCACCGCGCCCAATTCGATCGTATCGGCCATGGTCGAGGTGCCGTGCGCGTTGATATAGTCGATGTCGCCCGGCTCCATGCCGGCCTTCTCGAGCGCGGCCTTCATCGAACGGAACGCGCCGTCACCCTCGGGGTGCGGGGCGGTCACGTGATAGGCATCGCCCGACATGCCGTAACCTACGACTTCGCAGTAAATCTTCGCACCGCGAGCCTTGGCATGCTCATATTCCTCGAGCACGACGACACCGGCGCCCTCGCCCATGACGAAGCCTTCGCGGTCCTTGTCATAGGGACGCGATGCCTCGGTCGGACGATCGTTGAAGCTGGTGTTCAAGGCGCGTGCCTGCGCGAAGCCGGCAATGCCGATCGGGCAGACCGTCGCTTCGGCGCCGCCCGCCAGCATGATGTCGGCATCATTGTCGCGGATCATGCGCGCGGCATCGCCGATCGAGTGGGCACCGGTCGAACAGGCCGTCACGACCGCATGGTTCGGACCCTGGAGGCCGTACTTGATCGAGACTTGGCCCGAGATGAGGTTGATGAGGCGACCATGCACGAAGTGCGGGCTGACACGGCCGGGGCCACGCTCATGTAGCACGAGGCTCTCGCTCTCGATGCCTGGAAGACCGCCAATGCCCGAACCGATCGAGCAACCGGCACGCAGCTTCATCTCGTCGGACATTTCTTCAAGGCCCGCATCCTCAATCGCCTGACCGGCGGCATCGATGCCATAGACGATGAAGGGATCGACCTGGCGCTGGACCTTGTGGTCGACACGCTTGTCGGGATCGAACCCGAATTTGTGATCCTTGTCCTTCACCTCGCAGGCGATGGTGCATTTCTGGTTCGAGGCATCGAACTTGGTGATCGGACCGGCGCCCGATTTGCCGGCAAGGATGTTGCTCCAGCTGGTTTCCACATCGCCGCCCAAGGGGGTGACGAGTCCAAGTCCGGTGACGACGACACGGCGCATAAAATTCTCCACAAATGACAAGGCCCGGCCCTCAACGATGAGGAACCGGGCCCTGCGCTTAGCTTCCCGGCCCCTCGAGGGGTCGGCGGGCGCTTAGCCCTTATTCTTCTCGATATAGTCGATCGCATCCTTGACGGTGCCGATGTCTTCGGCCGCATCGTCAGGGATTTCGACGCCAAATTCTTCTTCGAACGCCATGACCAGCTCGACGATGTCGAGGCTGTCAGCACCGAGATCATCGATGAAGCGGGCTTCCTCGGTGACCTTCTCGGCATCGACGCCAAGATGTTCAACGACGATCTTCTTCACCCGATCAGCAGTATCGCTCATGAAATATCCTCCAATTGATTTGCGCCTGCCCTAGCTTGTGGTTCGGGCCACGGCAAGCCTCGACGCGCAAGGCTTGCTTCCCTAAGGGAAGGTCCATGTCCGACCAACGCCCCCTGTCAGCAGGCGAAATCGAGCTGGCGCGTACCATATTTGGCGACGCGGTCGACTATTCAAGGGTCAAGCTGATTCGCCGCAAATGGGCGTTTTTCCAGCCTAAGGGCGTGGTCATGGCCCCCACTGGCAATATCCACTTCCATCCCGAGAGCGAGGCCTGGTCGGACGATTTCGCCAAGGAAAAGCTCTCGCGCCAGGGCCTGTTCGTCCACGAAATGACCCATGTCTGGCAGACCCAGCGCGGCGGAAAATGGTTTCTCCCGCTCATCCGTCACCCCTTCTGCCGCTATGGCTACGAATTGAAGGAGGGCCGCCCGTTCCTGCGCTACGGCATTGAGCAGCAAGCAGAAATCGTGCGCCACGCCTTCCTGTGGCGCAAAGGCGTCCAACTGGCCGGCAAGCCACCGCTCGAAGACCTCGAACCCCTGCTCCCCTTCGGCACCAAAAACGCCTGAATTCGGCAAAAAACCACTGTCACAAAAAAGCAACTGTCGGCTGAAGAACGTTGCGTCGCTCTTTATTAAAATGACGATTTGATTCACTCTTTTCGCATCACAATCAGGGGAATAGCGATGAAGAGACTTCGTCACGTGACAGCCACGTTCCTGGCAGGCACGGCGGGCATGGCCCTGCTGGCAAGCCCGGCGATGGCGCAATCCACCGAAGAAGCTGAGGCCCAGGAAGCCAACCAGCCCGATGATGACCAGCCCGAAGATGCGATCATCGTCACCGCGACCAAGCGTGCGGTCGATCTTCAGGACGTTCCGTTCTCCATCGGCGCACAGACGCAGCAGGACATCGAGCGCTCGAACGCCTCGACGGTCGAGGACCTGTCGCGCAACGTCGCCGGTCTCTCGATCCAAAACCTCGGACCGGGCCAGAGCCAGGTCTCCGTCCGCGGCGTCTCCGCCGGCCAGGTCGTGCGCGACCAGCCGGGCGTGAAGGAGCAGGTCGGCATCTATCTCGACGAAAGCGTGATCTCGCTCTCGCTGTTCACGCCCGACGTCGACCTGTTCGATCTCAATCGCGTGGAAACGCTGCGCGGGCCGCAGGGTACGCTGTTCGGTTCGGGTAGTGTCGGCGGCACACTGCGCTATATCACCAACCAGCCCGAACTCGGCGTCAGCCTCGGCATGATCGAGACCAACCTCAATGCGGCCGATGGCGGCGGCATTGGCGGGCACATGAAGGGCATGGCCAACATCCCGCTGGGCGAAGATCTCGCCGTGCGCGTGGTCGGCTATTATCAGGACTTCCCGGGCTTTATCGACGCTGTCGGTCCGGCGCAGGAAGACGACGTCAACCATGGCAGCCGCATCGGTGGCCGCCTTGCCCTCCTTTGGGAGCCCGATGACGGCGTGCGCATCACGCCGCGCATCATCTACCAAGAAATCGATACGGACGGCTTCAACCGCGCCGAGATTTACAATCTCTACGGAAATGCTTTCACAACACCTGCTGTGAACCTCGGCGATCGCGGCCAGTACTTGCTTCAGCAGGAAGGCTTCAAGGATGATTTCATGCTCGCCGACCTTACCGCCTCGTTCGATCTTGGCGGCGTCGAGCTGACCAGCGTCACCAGCTATACGGATCGCTCGATCCTCGTTTCGCGGGACGCGTCGGCTCTGACCGGATCTGTCTCGGTTGATATTCTTGTCGGCAACCTTGGCAGCGACGATGTAGTGAACCTGCCTTCAAACCTCCGCGACACCACGGAGCTAGAGCAGTGGACACAGGAAGTGCGCATTTCGTCGATAAACGACGGTCCATTCCAGTGGGTAATCGGCGGCTTCTATTCGGACACCAATCGCGTTTACATGCAACGACTGCCAACTCCCGGCTATGACTTCTACGTCGACGAGGCCTTCGGGGACGGCACTTCGGCAGCAGTTTCCAATAATCTCGCACCCATCGATAGTCCCTATGCTGCCGACATTCCGTACGACATCAAGCAGATCGCGGTCTTCGGTGAGGCCAGCTACAGCTTCGACCAGGTCACGGTAACTGCGGGTGCGCGTTACTATGACTTCGAGGAAGAGCGCGACTTCATCTCGGGCGGCCTGTTCTCCAATGGCGACAATGCCATTGGCGACACGACCTCGTCCGACGGTGTCAGTCCGCGTGTCATCGTGAGCTATGACGTCAACGAGGATCTCACCCTCAACCTGCAGGCTGCCAAGGGCTTCCGCCTTGGCGGCACCAACGATCCGCTCAACATCCCGCTCTGCACGGGCGGTGCGGATGGTCCCGACTTCGCGACCTTTGGTAATCGTCCCAACTATGAGGACGAGACGCTGTGGAACTACGAAGCGGGGATGAAATATTCGGCCAATGGTATCACGTTCAACGCGGCTGCCTTCTACACCGATATTTCGAACCTGCAGGTCACGGCCGATGCCGGCACCTGTTCGAGCCGCGTCGTCTTCAACGCGCCCAAGGCCCATACGCTGGGTGTCGAGGGCGAATTGTCGGCACGCGTCGGTCGCAATTTCGACCTCAGCGTGGCGGGTAGCTACGTGCAGGCCGAATTCGACGAGGACCTGCGCACCGCCGAAGGCGCGATCATCGCGGGAATCCGCGACGGCAACCGCCTCCCCTCGGTTCCGGAATTCCAGATTGCGGCCACCGCGAGCTATTCGGAACAAGTAAGCAACAATGCCGACGGCTATATCGCGGTGACCGTGCAGCATGTCGGTTCGCGCTACACTCAGCCAGGGGACCAAGAAGGCAATCCTGTGACATTCGCTCACGGTCTTCCCTTCAATGGTCAGGACGGCACCGAGACAACCACCGTCGATCTCGAACTGC contains:
- the mltG gene encoding endolytic transglycosylase MltG, which gives rise to MIRRFLLVLLILAGAAAAFVAYGWWGNGPTEEETGIIVTEGTGIGALGQQLAENDQIKLSPSLWRLGARVLGGNEPIQAGEFTIPPGASAAQILDILQNGKAVQRFVTIPEGMPSVLVQERIDAAILLEGDTPLPEEGSLLPDTYSYQRGETRAELVERMQAAMDEAIAELWPQRSENAVVTSPREAIILASIVEKETAQADERRMVAGVLSNRIRQGMMLGADATTIYPITQGRPLGRQIRRSELDDPNPYNTRAITGLPVGPITNPGIESIRAVLDPADTEALYYVADGTGGHVFARTLEEHNENVRRWRAIRAERGI
- a CDS encoding SH3 domain-containing protein — translated: MADVALAGRVIASHYALPVERELHRDAKLRVEPGKDSEVIADLDAGAPFWLLDSRGGWSWGYGGPDKRVGYVSEEALL
- a CDS encoding acyl carrier protein; the encoded protein is MSDTADRVKKIVVEHLGVDAEKVTEEARFIDDLGADSLDIVELVMAFEEEFGVEIPDDAAEDIGTVKDAIDYIEKNKG
- the fabF gene encoding beta-ketoacyl-ACP synthase II; the protein is MRRVVVTGLGLVTPLGGDVETSWSNILAGKSGAGPITKFDASNQKCTIACEVKDKDHKFGFDPDKRVDHKVQRQVDPFIVYGIDAAGQAIEDAGLEEMSDEMKLRAGCSIGSGIGGLPGIESESLVLHERGPGRVSPHFVHGRLINLISGQVSIKYGLQGPNHAVVTACSTGAHSIGDAARMIRDNDADIMLAGGAEATVCPIGIAGFAQARALNTSFNDRPTEASRPYDKDREGFVMGEGAGVVVLEEYEHAKARGAKIYCEVVGYGMSGDAYHVTAPHPEGDGAFRSMKAALEKAGMEPGDIDYINAHGTSTMADTIELGAVKRLFGDDIGGASMSSTKSAIGHLLGGAGAVESIFCMLAIRDQVVPPTLNLHNPDEGTEGVDLVPLEAKKREVKACLNNSFGFGGTNASLIVKAI
- a CDS encoding vgr related protein — encoded protein: MSDQRPLSAGEIELARTIFGDAVDYSRVKLIRRKWAFFQPKGVVMAPTGNIHFHPESEAWSDDFAKEKLSRQGLFVHEMTHVWQTQRGGKWFLPLIRHPFCRYGYELKEGRPFLRYGIEQQAEIVRHAFLWRKGVQLAGKPPLEDLEPLLPFGTKNA
- a CDS encoding TonB-dependent receptor, producing the protein MKRLRHVTATFLAGTAGMALLASPAMAQSTEEAEAQEANQPDDDQPEDAIIVTATKRAVDLQDVPFSIGAQTQQDIERSNASTVEDLSRNVAGLSIQNLGPGQSQVSVRGVSAGQVVRDQPGVKEQVGIYLDESVISLSLFTPDVDLFDLNRVETLRGPQGTLFGSGSVGGTLRYITNQPELGVSLGMIETNLNAADGGGIGGHMKGMANIPLGEDLAVRVVGYYQDFPGFIDAVGPAQEDDVNHGSRIGGRLALLWEPDDGVRITPRIIYQEIDTDGFNRAEIYNLYGNAFTTPAVNLGDRGQYLLQQEGFKDDFMLADLTASFDLGGVELTSVTSYTDRSILVSRDASALTGSVSVDILVGNLGSDDVVNLPSNLRDTTELEQWTQEVRISSINDGPFQWVIGGFYSDTNRVYMQRLPTPGYDFYVDEAFGDGTSAAVSNNLAPIDSPYAADIPYDIKQIAVFGEASYSFDQVTVTAGARYYDFEEERDFISGGLFSNGDNAIGDTTSSDGVSPRVIVSYDVNEDLTLNLQAAKGFRLGGTNDPLNIPLCTGGADGPDFATFGNRPNYEDETLWNYEAGMKYSANGITFNAAAFYTDISNLQVTADAGTCSSRVVFNAPKAHTLGVEGELSARVGRNFDLSVAGSYVQAEFDEDLRTAEGAIIAGIRDGNRLPSVPEFQIAATASYSEQVSNNADGYIAVTVQHVGSRYTQPGDQEGNPVTFAHGLPFNGQDGTETTTVDLELPAYELVDISAGLEFDNGFDLVFYVKNVLDETPLLSFNRERGGRARLAYLIGQPRTYGVTVRKRF